In Herbaspirillum sp. WKF16, one genomic interval encodes:
- a CDS encoding RNA-binding S4 domain-containing protein: protein MDTTRIDKWCWAARFFKTRSLATDAIDRGRVKLNGDATKPSHNVRVGDRLKIDNGATEWEVLVTGIADKRGSAAIAATLYSETEDSVRRRDAEAERHRLFREPSSEIKGRPTKRDRRLLDRSSS, encoded by the coding sequence ATGGACACCACCCGCATCGACAAATGGTGCTGGGCCGCGCGCTTCTTCAAGACGCGCTCGCTGGCCACCGACGCGATCGACCGCGGCCGCGTCAAGCTCAACGGCGACGCCACCAAGCCCTCGCACAACGTGCGGGTCGGCGATCGCCTCAAGATCGACAACGGCGCCACCGAATGGGAAGTGCTGGTGACCGGCATCGCCGACAAGCGCGGCTCGGCGGCCATCGCCGCCACGCTCTACAGCGAGACCGAGGACAGCGTGCGCCGGCGCGACGCCGAGGCCGAGCGTCATCGCCTGTTCCGCGAGCCATCGTCCGAGATCAAGGGCCGCCCGACCAAGCGCGACCGCCGCCTGCTCGACCGCTCCTCTTCCTGA